In Panthera uncia isolate 11264 unplaced genomic scaffold, Puncia_PCG_1.0 HiC_scaffold_243, whole genome shotgun sequence, the following proteins share a genomic window:
- the LOC125917791 gene encoding left-right determination factor 1-like isoform X1, with translation MRPLWLCWAFWALPLTGPGAALTGEQVRASLLRQLGLREAPVLDQRDVEGLVTPAHVRAQYVALLQRSHGAHSRGKRFSQRVREVAGRLLAAEASTHVLVFGMEGRLPPNSELVQAVLRLFQEPVPKAALGRLERLSPHGARARVTVEWLRIHEDSSNRTYLVDSRLVSLQGSGWKAFDVTEAVNFWRQLGRSGQPLLLQVSVQRAHLGPRASGAHTLLRFASQGQEGTGQGEPQLELHTLDLGAYGAQGHCDPEATEGARCCRQETYVDLRGMRWAENWVLEPPGFLAYECVGACQQPPEPPTFRRPFPGPRQCVASETTSLPLIVGVKEGGRPRPQVVSLPNMRVEKCSCAWDGAPVPRRLGP, from the exons ATGAGGCCCCTGTGGCTGTGCTGGGCGTTCTGGGCGCTGCCCCTGACGGGCCCCGGGGCCGCCCTGACCGGCGAGCAGGTGCGGGCCAGCCTGCTGCGGCAGCTGGGCCTCCGCGAGGCGCCCGTCCTGGACCAGCGCGACGTGGAGGGGCTGGTCACCCCGGCCCACGTGAGGGCCCAGTACGTGGCCCTGTTGCAGCGCAGTCACGGCGCCCACTCCCGCGGGAAGAGGTTCAGCCAGAGGGTCCGAG AGGTGGCGGGCAGGTTGCTGGCGGCCGAGGCCTCCACGCACGTGCTGGTGTTCGGCATGGAGGGGCGCCTGCCGCCCAACAGCGAGCTGGTGCAGGCCGTGCTGCGCCTCTTCCAGGAGCCGGTCCCCAAAGCCGCGCTCGGCAGGCTCGAGCGGCTGTCCCCGCACGGCGCCCGCGCCCGCGTCACCGTCGAGTGGCTGCGCATCCACGAGGACAGCTCGAACCGCACCTACCTGGTGGACTCCAG GCTGGTGTCCCTCCAGGGGAGTGGCTGGAAGGCCTTCGACGTGACCGAGGCCGTGAACTTCTGGCGCCAGCTGGGCCGGTCTGGGCAGCCGCTGCTGCTGCAGGTGTCCGTGCAGAGGGCGCACCTGGGCCCGCGGGCCTCGGGCGCCCACACGCTGCTCCGCTTCGCGTCCCAGGGCCAGGAGGGCACCGGGCAGGGCGAGCCCCAGCTGGAGCTGCACACCCTGGACCTCGGGGCCTACGG AGCTCAGGGCCACTGCGACCCCGAGGCGACAGAGGGCGCCCGCTGCTGCCGCCAGGAGACCTACGTTGACCTGCGGGGCATGCGGTGGGCCGAGAACTGGGTCCTGGAGCCCCCGGGTTTCCTGGCCTACGAGTGTGTGGGCGCGTGCCAGCAGCCCCCGGAGCCCCCGACCTTCAGGCGGCCGTTCCCGGGGCCGCGACAGTGCGTGGCCTCGGAGACGACCTCGCTGCCCCTGATCGTGGGCGTCAAGGAGGGCGGCAGGCCCAGGCCCCAGGTGGTCAGCCTGCCCAACATGAGGGTGGAGAAGTGCAGCTGCGCGTGGGACGGGGCGCCCGTGCCCAGGAGGCTGGGGCCTTAG
- the LOC125917791 gene encoding left-right determination factor 1-like isoform X2: MRPLWLCWAFWALPLTGPGAALTGEQVRASLLRQLGLREAPVLDQRDVEGLVTPAHVRAQYVALLQRSHGAHSRGKRFSQRVREVAGRLLAAEASTHRAGRLSPHGARARVTVEWLRIHEDSSNRTYLVDSRLVSLQGSGWKAFDVTEAVNFWRQLGRSGQPLLLQVSVQRAHLGPRASGAHTLLRFASQGQEGTGQGEPQLELHTLDLGAYGAQGHCDPEATEGARCCRQETYVDLRGMRWAENWVLEPPGFLAYECVGACQQPPEPPTFRRPFPGPRQCVASETTSLPLIVGVKEGGRPRPQVVSLPNMRVEKCSCAWDGAPVPRRLGP, translated from the exons ATGAGGCCCCTGTGGCTGTGCTGGGCGTTCTGGGCGCTGCCCCTGACGGGCCCCGGGGCCGCCCTGACCGGCGAGCAGGTGCGGGCCAGCCTGCTGCGGCAGCTGGGCCTCCGCGAGGCGCCCGTCCTGGACCAGCGCGACGTGGAGGGGCTGGTCACCCCGGCCCACGTGAGGGCCCAGTACGTGGCCCTGTTGCAGCGCAGTCACGGCGCCCACTCCCGCGGGAAGAGGTTCAGCCAGAGGGTCCGAG AGGTGGCGGGCAGGTTGCTGGCGGCCGAGGCCTCCACGCAC CGAGCTGGT CGGCTGTCCCCGCACGGCGCCCGCGCCCGCGTCACCGTCGAGTGGCTGCGCATCCACGAGGACAGCTCGAACCGCACCTACCTGGTGGACTCCAG GCTGGTGTCCCTCCAGGGGAGTGGCTGGAAGGCCTTCGACGTGACCGAGGCCGTGAACTTCTGGCGCCAGCTGGGCCGGTCTGGGCAGCCGCTGCTGCTGCAGGTGTCCGTGCAGAGGGCGCACCTGGGCCCGCGGGCCTCGGGCGCCCACACGCTGCTCCGCTTCGCGTCCCAGGGCCAGGAGGGCACCGGGCAGGGCGAGCCCCAGCTGGAGCTGCACACCCTGGACCTCGGGGCCTACGG AGCTCAGGGCCACTGCGACCCCGAGGCGACAGAGGGCGCCCGCTGCTGCCGCCAGGAGACCTACGTTGACCTGCGGGGCATGCGGTGGGCCGAGAACTGGGTCCTGGAGCCCCCGGGTTTCCTGGCCTACGAGTGTGTGGGCGCGTGCCAGCAGCCCCCGGAGCCCCCGACCTTCAGGCGGCCGTTCCCGGGGCCGCGACAGTGCGTGGCCTCGGAGACGACCTCGCTGCCCCTGATCGTGGGCGTCAAGGAGGGCGGCAGGCCCAGGCCCCAGGTGGTCAGCCTGCCCAACATGAGGGTGGAGAAGTGCAGCTGCGCGTGGGACGGGGCGCCCGTGCCCAGGAGGCTGGGGCCTTAG